A genomic segment from Anaerolineae bacterium encodes:
- a CDS encoding LysR family transcriptional regulator, translating into MNIKALQTFLTVLEAGTLSAAAHKLDISQPAISKQLKALENELGVQLLVRGRRGVIELTPAGQLLREYAENVLRQYQSLLATLTALKEQSAGILRIAASTTPGHFFLPKWLSAFQQRHADIQTHLFITNSAGVLERLHAGQADLGFIGRQVTDPELVCTPVVEDEIVLAVPAGHPFASRQVISREELLSERLILREPGSATRQFVEGQLSPEERERLTQAAVLELGSTHAVLAAVVAGAGIGFLSRLALDERGRPDVVAVRVQGIDGRRHLYLVYPQKRAQWPPLRAFVDFILQAGGPA; encoded by the coding sequence GTGAACATCAAGGCATTACAGACCTTTCTGACGGTGCTGGAGGCCGGCACCCTTTCCGCCGCGGCCCATAAACTCGACATCAGCCAGCCGGCCATCTCCAAGCAGTTGAAAGCGCTGGAGAACGAGCTGGGAGTCCAACTGCTGGTGCGCGGCCGGCGCGGGGTCATCGAGCTGACGCCGGCCGGCCAGCTCCTGCGCGAGTACGCCGAAAATGTCCTGCGGCAGTATCAGTCTCTGCTGGCAACCCTCACCGCATTGAAGGAGCAGAGCGCCGGCATCCTGCGCATCGCCGCCAGCACCACCCCCGGCCACTTCTTCCTCCCCAAATGGCTCTCGGCCTTCCAACAGCGCCATGCGGACATTCAGACGCATCTCTTCATCACCAACAGCGCCGGCGTCCTGGAACGTTTGCACGCCGGCCAGGCAGACCTGGGGTTCATCGGACGTCAGGTCACGGACCCGGAACTGGTGTGCACCCCAGTGGTGGAGGATGAGATCGTGCTGGCGGTGCCGGCAGGGCATCCCTTTGCCTCCCGGCAGGTGATTTCCCGGGAGGAACTGCTGTCCGAGCGCCTGATCTTGCGCGAGCCGGGCTCCGCCACCCGGCAGTTTGTGGAGGGACAGCTCTCCCCCGAGGAGAGAGAGCGCCTGACGCAGGCCGCAGTGCTGGAGCTGGGGAGCACTCATGCGGTGTTGGCCGCAGTGGTGGCCGGCGCCGGCATCGGCTTTCTCTCGCGGTTGGCCCTGGACGAGCGCGGCCGGCCGGATGTGGTAGCGGTGCGCGTGCAGGGCATTGACGGCCGGCGGCATCTCTACCTGGTCTATCCGCAGAAGCGGGCCCAGTGGCCGCCCCTGCGCGCCTTTGTGGACTTCATCCTTCAGGCTGGCGGGCCGGCCTGA